One Spinacia oleracea cultivar Varoflay chromosome 4, BTI_SOV_V1, whole genome shotgun sequence DNA segment encodes these proteins:
- the LOC110796206 gene encoding uncharacterized protein: MLIVSVDKIMARIKVWSSRNLSFAGRITLINSVLISVHTYWAQVFVFPKHTLRTVESICRPFLWQGTYFSSKPGYIVWKKVCSAKKEGGLGIRNVQIWNIAALGKYVWAIARKQDIMWVRWVNAIYVKGENWWEYQPKADSGWYWKKICAVKEQLKQYYDERSLAQLPKYYVKQVYQKMVVHRQKLPWCHAVWRRSAILKNWVICWLMVHGRLQTRTRLKKMGICDTSVCLICDSHEETHPHLFFECCYNKSCLMEVKKWLGIPGHNVHYMGLIRWIQWKSKGSKFQKNVMYTAVNAVVYAIWRVGNEALWNNKVPTMLHTFQFVKQSVINRIQI; this comes from the coding sequence ATGCTGATTGTGAGTGTCGACAAAATAATGGCTAGGATTAAAGTTTGGAGTTCTAGGAATTTATCTTTTGCTGGTAGAATCACACTAATTAACTCTGTGTTGATAAGTGTGCATACCTATTGGGCCCAGGTGTTTGTGTTTCCAAAGCATACCCTTAGAACTGTGGAATCTATTTGTAGACCCTTCCTATGGCAAGGTACTTACTTCAGTTCCAAACCTGGGTACATAGTTTGGAAAAAAGTATGTTCAGCCAAGAAAGAAGGTGGGCTAGGAATTagaaatgttcagatttggaaCATTGCAGCTTTGGGGAAGTATGTGTGGGCAATAGCCAGAAAACAAGATATTATGTGGGTAAGATGGGTCAATGCCATCTATGTCAAGGGGGAGAACTGGTGGGAATATCAACCAAAGGCTGATAGTGGGTGGTACTGGAAGAAAATATGTGCAGTTAAGGAGCAATTGAAGCAGTACTATGATGAAAGAAGCTTAGCTCAGTTGCCTAAGTATTATGTGAAGCAAGTGTACCAGAAAATGGTGGTGCATCGTCAGAAGCTCCCATGGTGCCATGCTGTCTGGAGAAGATCTGCTATTCTTAAGAATTGGGTTATATGTTGGCTCATGGTTCATGGCAGGTTACAGACAAGGACCAGGTTAAAGAAAATGGGGATTTGTGACACTTCAGTGTGTCTGATCTGTGACAGTCATGAGGAAACACATCCTCATCTCTTCTTCGAATGTTGCTACAACAAGTCTTGTCTAATGGAAGTTAAGAAGTGGCTTGGAATTCCTGGCCACAATGTTCATTACATGGGTTTGATTAGGTGGATACAGTGGAAAAGCAAGGGGAGCAAATTTCAGAAGAATGTGATGTACACTGCTGTGAATGCTGTAGTGTATGCTATATGGAGGGTCGGGAATGAAGCTCTATGGAATAACAAAGTGCCTACAATGCTGCATACTTTCCAGTTTGTGAAACAAAGTGTTATAAATAGAATACAAATATAG